Proteins encoded in a region of the Paenibacillus sp. E222 genome:
- a CDS encoding aspartyl-phosphate phosphatase Spo0E family protein, protein MFCVEYDLPTNRGHYLAEGDHGDRWSVKPDHASLHNVSLEDEIHMLRRKMEQIFLEEKSFTSDIVIEISSLLDLKINEYMKANPIKGK, encoded by the coding sequence TTGTTTTGTGTTGAATATGATTTACCGACTAATCGTGGGCATTATTTGGCAGAAGGCGATCATGGCGACCGATGGTCGGTGAAACCGGATCACGCATCTTTGCATAACGTTTCCTTGGAAGATGAGATCCATATGCTACGCCGCAAGATGGAACAGATATTCCTTGAAGAGAAATCATTCACATCCGATATTGTAATTGAAATTAGCAGTTTGCTAGATTTGAAGATTAATGAATACATGAAGGCTAATCCGATTAAAGGAAAGTAA
- a CDS encoding aminotransferase class I/II-fold pyridoxal phosphate-dependent enzyme, giving the protein MIVNEQTTGNNKKMTSYLAPLVQQIPPSGIRKFFDLVGDNKDIITLGVGEPDFVTPWHMREACVYSLERGMTSYTSNAGMPKLREAISEYLDTQFDTKYDPKDEIIVTVGGSEAIDLALRALIVPGDEILIPEPSYVAYSPIASIGGGIPVGVETYAKDQFKLTAEALEAGITPKSKVLILCYPSNPTGAIMTYEEWLPIAEVIKKHDLIVIADEIYAELTYTQKHVSFASIPDMKERTILVSGFSKAFAMTGWRIGYMCGHPELIAAMLKIHQYTVMCAPAMGQVAALEALTNGLGEKDRMVESYNQRRRLIVQGFRDIGLDCHEPQGAFYAFPSIQKTGLSSDLFAERLLTENKVAAVPGNVFGPQGEGFLRCSYATSVTQLNEALERIGNFVYKLQKEG; this is encoded by the coding sequence ATGATAGTGAATGAACAGACAACAGGAAACAACAAGAAAATGACATCGTATTTGGCACCTTTGGTTCAACAGATTCCGCCTTCCGGCATACGGAAATTTTTTGATCTGGTTGGCGATAACAAGGATATTATCACACTGGGTGTAGGTGAACCGGACTTTGTAACACCATGGCATATGCGTGAAGCTTGTGTATATTCACTGGAAAGAGGCATGACCAGTTACACTTCCAATGCGGGTATGCCGAAGCTGAGGGAAGCCATTAGCGAGTATCTGGATACTCAATTTGATACCAAGTATGATCCAAAGGACGAAATTATCGTTACCGTTGGTGGCAGTGAAGCCATAGATCTGGCATTGCGTGCATTGATCGTACCTGGAGACGAAATTCTAATTCCAGAACCTTCGTATGTGGCCTATTCTCCAATCGCTTCGATTGGCGGAGGCATTCCGGTTGGTGTAGAAACGTATGCGAAGGATCAGTTCAAGCTGACTGCCGAGGCGCTGGAAGCGGGAATTACGCCTAAGTCCAAGGTTCTTATCCTCTGTTATCCGAGCAATCCGACAGGTGCCATCATGACCTATGAAGAATGGCTGCCTATTGCTGAAGTGATCAAAAAGCATGATCTGATCGTCATTGCGGATGAAATTTATGCTGAGCTGACGTATACGCAAAAACATGTTAGTTTCGCTTCGATTCCGGATATGAAGGAACGTACCATTTTGGTTAGTGGGTTTTCCAAGGCTTTTGCGATGACCGGCTGGCGAATTGGGTATATGTGCGGACATCCTGAACTGATTGCAGCCATGCTCAAAATTCATCAGTACACGGTGATGTGTGCACCTGCCATGGGACAGGTGGCCGCGCTTGAGGCATTGACAAACGGTTTGGGTGAGAAGGATAGAATGGTTGAATCCTATAATCAGCGCAGACGCCTTATCGTGCAGGGTTTTAGAGACATTGGACTGGACTGCCATGAACCTCAGGGAGCATTTTATGCGTTTCCTAGTATCCAGAAGACAGGGCTGAGTTCCGATCTTTTTGCTGAGCGTCTGCTAACGGAAAATAAAGTAGCGGCTGTTCCGGGTAATGTATTTGGGCCGCAAGGTGAAGGATTTCTTCGCTGCTCCTATGCAACATCTGTGACCCAATTGAATGAAGCATTGGAACGAATCGGAAACTTTGTTTACAAACTGCAAAAAGAGGGTTAA
- a CDS encoding Lrp/AsnC family transcriptional regulator — MKDLNDLQLKVLDLLKEDARRTPALLSTLLGESEDKIKNAVTQLEQDHVIVKYATVVNWSKIDDEKVTALIEVQITPERGRGFEGIAERIYLYPQVKSVYLMSGAYDLLVEVEGGNLREVANFVSEKLSPIDSVLSTKTNFILKKYKQDGIIFEDHQEDNRLMISP, encoded by the coding sequence ATGAAGGATCTGAACGATCTGCAATTAAAAGTTCTGGATTTGTTGAAGGAAGACGCGAGAAGGACTCCCGCACTGCTGTCGACGCTGCTGGGGGAGTCGGAAGATAAGATCAAGAACGCCGTGACACAGCTTGAACAGGACCATGTGATTGTGAAATACGCAACCGTTGTGAACTGGAGCAAGATTGATGATGAGAAAGTAACAGCCTTGATTGAAGTACAGATTACGCCTGAGCGTGGTCGTGGCTTCGAAGGGATCGCCGAACGCATTTATCTGTATCCGCAAGTGAAATCAGTATATCTCATGTCAGGTGCATATGATCTGCTCGTAGAAGTGGAAGGTGGCAACCTGCGCGAAGTCGCTAATTTTGTTTCGGAGAAATTGTCTCCGATTGACTCTGTACTTTCAACCAAAACGAATTTTATTCTTAAAAAATATAAACAGGACGGGATTATTTTTGAAGACCATCAGGAAGACAACCGTCTCATGATCTCGCCGTAA
- a CDS encoding spore coat protein — MYSQSLSSNGSFMQEQDLLKSILADLRRTAREYTTATTEASCPVTRRMFTDLTNDTLRLQGELFNVMQQNNMYSVGSKALRQDVDKQIQSAHQTQQKCQQFIQEKNTQTSAYSQAPNVPQHQPNYGNPYYM; from the coding sequence GTGTATTCTCAATCTTTATCATCGAATGGATCTTTTATGCAGGAACAGGATTTGTTGAAGTCGATTCTTGCTGATTTAAGACGAACCGCGCGCGAATATACGACAGCAACAACCGAAGCTTCCTGTCCCGTGACACGCCGGATGTTCACAGACTTGACCAATGATACACTCCGTTTGCAAGGTGAGCTGTTCAATGTGATGCAGCAGAACAACATGTATTCGGTAGGTTCGAAAGCATTGCGACAGGATGTGGACAAGCAGATTCAATCGGCCCACCAGACCCAACAGAAATGTCAACAGTTCATTCAGGAAAAGAATACTCAGACGAGTGCTTACAGCCAAGCGCCTAATGTACCCCAGCATCAACCGAATTACGGTAACCCTTATTACATGTAA
- a CDS encoding FAD-binding oxidoreductase, which yields MDLVYGTPFWPSTFNPNSTYPSLQNDISCDCLIIGGGMGGALTSELLSERGVKTVVIDKRKIAHGSSSANTGLLQYTNDKTLTSCINTFGEKTGLRFYQLCREAMQKLAQIADRLDTDPWFIQRTSLCFASSTDDVAMLEEEYQTLKHYGFEAELWNSDRISSHFPFSKPAALYTLGDAEVNPYRFVHALFESASKRGARIYGQTEMIHCEFDDDGVLCHTSGGKIRARKVIFAAGYETQTIKKDQGAYLQTTYAIATKPLPDLKEWYEHSLIWETARPYLYMRTTPDGRIIAGGLDEETPREDQREIRARHRGDTLLEEVRSYFPLEGLEVDYAWGAVFGNTHDGLPFIGPHPEYPHSYFLEGYGGNGTVYSMFAASILADAVTGVENGDMELFSLTRTSKPSPV from the coding sequence ATGGATCTGGTCTATGGTACACCGTTCTGGCCTTCCACTTTTAATCCGAATTCCACCTACCCCTCGCTACAAAACGACATTTCCTGTGACTGCTTGATTATAGGTGGTGGTATGGGGGGTGCACTGACTTCCGAATTGCTCTCGGAGCGTGGAGTTAAAACGGTTGTTATTGATAAGAGAAAGATTGCACATGGCAGCAGTTCAGCCAATACAGGACTTTTGCAGTACACAAACGACAAAACATTGACATCCTGCATCAATACCTTTGGCGAAAAGACAGGCTTGCGCTTCTATCAACTGTGTCGTGAAGCCATGCAGAAGCTCGCACAAATTGCAGACAGGCTGGATACCGATCCCTGGTTTATTCAGCGGACCAGTCTCTGTTTTGCCAGCAGCACTGATGATGTAGCCATGCTGGAGGAAGAATATCAAACGTTGAAGCATTATGGCTTTGAAGCTGAGCTGTGGAATTCCGACAGAATCAGCAGCCATTTCCCCTTCAGCAAACCTGCCGCACTATATACGTTGGGGGATGCTGAAGTGAACCCGTATCGCTTTGTTCATGCCTTGTTTGAATCGGCAAGTAAACGAGGAGCACGAATCTATGGACAGACGGAGATGATTCATTGTGAATTCGATGATGATGGTGTACTCTGCCATACTTCAGGTGGAAAAATCCGAGCACGCAAGGTTATTTTTGCTGCCGGTTATGAGACGCAGACCATCAAAAAGGATCAAGGAGCCTACCTGCAAACCACCTATGCTATTGCTACTAAGCCGTTGCCTGACCTGAAAGAATGGTACGAACACAGTCTGATCTGGGAGACAGCACGCCCTTACCTGTATATGAGAACTACACCAGATGGACGGATCATTGCTGGCGGTCTGGATGAAGAGACACCTAGGGAAGATCAGCGTGAAATTCGGGCAAGACACCGGGGAGATACACTCCTGGAAGAAGTCCGCTCTTATTTCCCACTAGAAGGTCTTGAAGTGGATTATGCCTGGGGTGCCGTGTTTGGCAATACACATGACGGACTTCCGTTTATCGGCCCACATCCTGAATACCCGCATTCTTATTTTCTCGAGGGTTATGGCGGTAACGGGACGGTGTACAGCATGTTCGCTGCTTCTATTTTGGCCGATGCTGTTACAGGAGTTGAGAATGGCGATATGGAACTTTTCTCATTAACGAGAACGAGTAAACCATCTCCTGTGTAA
- a CDS encoding MFS transporter yields the protein MKISLGRQSILLLGVNGLFVLAGALSGTFLNVYLWKSRPDYAMLGWFTISQQIALGLTFWLAGKWVKEHNKMSALRLGTALSGIFYMLVLWAGPKAVDWILPLGILFGCALGLFWIAFNVVYFEVTDRENRDLFNGWVGLLGSMTGIIGPWFSGLIISRMVDNSGYRLIFTVSLVIYVIAVVFSFFLKKREVSGTYRWSEPWRQLSARDSAWRPLGMGLFAQGVREGVFAFLIALLVYVATKQEYKLGQFSLITSAVALVSYWAAGKWFKPQYRSRGMLIGAILLFIVLIPLLWKVSYGTLLIMGIGSALSMPLYILPMISAGFDLMGASGENVEKRVELVVLRELCLMVGRLFGLAVFIVTVMNGPSLQTLTWLIVALGAFPLIGWIFMRNMLVHPDQQEPSA from the coding sequence ATGAAGATTTCACTGGGCCGACAATCCATTCTGCTACTAGGCGTGAATGGATTGTTTGTGTTAGCCGGAGCTTTGTCGGGAACGTTTCTGAATGTGTATCTATGGAAAAGCCGTCCGGACTACGCCATGCTGGGATGGTTTACGATCAGCCAGCAAATTGCACTTGGGCTCACGTTTTGGCTTGCGGGAAAGTGGGTCAAGGAACATAACAAAATGAGTGCGTTGCGATTGGGAACGGCCTTGTCAGGTATTTTTTACATGCTTGTGTTATGGGCGGGACCCAAGGCGGTTGACTGGATATTGCCTCTGGGAATTTTGTTTGGATGCGCACTTGGATTGTTCTGGATTGCGTTTAATGTGGTTTATTTTGAAGTGACTGACCGGGAGAATCGGGACCTGTTCAATGGCTGGGTGGGTCTACTGGGTTCCATGACAGGCATCATCGGCCCGTGGTTCTCAGGTCTTATTATTTCACGAATGGTTGATAATTCGGGTTATCGCCTTATTTTTACGGTGTCATTGGTCATATATGTGATTGCCGTTGTGTTCAGTTTTTTTCTGAAAAAAAGGGAAGTCAGCGGAACATACCGCTGGTCTGAACCGTGGCGACAGTTGTCTGCCAGAGATAGTGCATGGAGGCCACTTGGCATGGGACTGTTTGCGCAAGGCGTGCGGGAAGGCGTATTTGCCTTTCTGATTGCGCTGCTCGTCTATGTGGCAACTAAGCAGGAGTATAAGCTAGGACAGTTCTCGCTAATCACTTCTGCCGTAGCACTGGTGAGTTACTGGGCCGCAGGAAAATGGTTTAAGCCGCAATACAGGTCCAGGGGGATGTTAATCGGCGCGATATTGTTATTCATCGTGTTGATTCCGCTATTATGGAAGGTCAGCTATGGTACGCTTTTGATTATGGGAATTGGATCTGCCTTGTCGATGCCGTTGTATATTTTGCCGATGATTTCGGCAGGATTCGACCTGATGGGAGCGAGCGGCGAAAATGTAGAGAAAAGGGTTGAACTTGTCGTATTAAGGGAGCTTTGTTTGATGGTCGGTCGTTTATTTGGCCTTGCTGTATTTATTGTGACGGTCATGAATGGCCCTTCGTTACAAACGTTAACCTGGCTTATTGTGGCGCTGGGGGCTTTTCCACTCATTGGCTGGATATTCATGCGCAACATGTTAGTGCATCCGGATCAGCAAGAACCCTCAGCATAG
- a CDS encoding DUF350 domain-containing protein, with the protein MVLGFFSVAIMELLVFLACFELVTKYKCWHEIKKGNVAVAMATGGKIFGICNVLHFCIQAKSSVYEAMTWSFVGFVLLLIAYFLFEFLTPVFSIDKEIAADNRAVGLISMIISVSLSFVIGASIM; encoded by the coding sequence ATGGTGCTCGGATTTTTCTCCGTAGCGATTATGGAGCTGCTTGTATTTCTGGCTTGCTTTGAACTGGTGACCAAGTACAAATGCTGGCATGAAATCAAGAAGGGCAATGTGGCGGTTGCGATGGCTACAGGAGGCAAAATCTTTGGAATCTGCAACGTGCTTCATTTCTGCATTCAGGCCAAATCATCGGTGTATGAAGCTATGACGTGGTCATTTGTAGGATTTGTCCTTCTGCTCATTGCCTATTTTCTATTCGAGTTTCTGACGCCGGTGTTCTCGATTGACAAGGAGATTGCAGCGGATAACCGGGCCGTAGGATTGATATCCATGATTATTTCCGTCTCGTTGTCATTTGTTATTGGCGCGAGCATCATGTAG